A stretch of Ipomoea triloba cultivar NCNSP0323 chromosome 11, ASM357664v1 DNA encodes these proteins:
- the LOC115996171 gene encoding uncharacterized protein LOC115996171 encodes MQCSKETIARLFYNVSSSFQLFLLFSYLTSIFLAKIFHLLGGNIFFPRNQAVYEFAAFSDEETEDENVYENNYHVGSSREQHHFASNIIQDDQHHATFNVEAEEENIESVGDDDDEEEASIYSSPATEPNIPSNEEAVEEKIPMGDNDYFNSHENNNTTGPTFSSPAGRNSKRNVSDMSHEDDEENICKELMEREKRVVEANLMQGEAAKNNNNNNNNSRLLKIQEDREENDEIFGDSCTVGSTSKSSSEWRSSIKDSCTDDPFSSSSRRSCPKWESYTVFQKYDEEMLFLDRISAQKLHETESLRSIKSNPRSISDRIVYKLAPKKQRTLNFQHNPYNELEGAYVAQICWTWEALNWNYKYFQRLRASKSDHGCPAYIAQQFQQFQVHLQRYIETEPYEYGRRPEVYARMRLHIAPNLLQVPQYRDSDEEKREEGFCSRIPSDSFLQIMEEAIRTFMNFLKADKESHCQIIASFFKKNTRGSADPTLLLLLKRENKRKKSKLKDMRKSGGKCLRKRRLKEEEELEILMAEIDLKVVSRVLRMKEQNGEQLHWCEDKMSKVKISDNGKLHRDSSPLFFPAH; translated from the exons atgCAATGTTCAAAAGAAACAATTGCTAGGCTGTTCTACAATGTCTCAAGCTCCTTTCAACTTTTCTTGCTCTTCTCATATCTCACTTCCATTTTTCTTGCCAAGATCTTCCATCTCCTTGGTGGCAACATCTTTTTCCCAAG gaatCAAGCAGTATATGAGTTTGCAGCATTTTCGGATGAAGAAACGGAAGATGAAAATGTATATGAAAATAATTACCATGTTGGATCATCAAGAGAGCAACATCATTTTGCTTCCAACATAATTCAGGATGATCAACATCATGCGACTTTCAATGTTGAGGCCGAAgaagaaaatatagaaagtgttggtgatgatgatgatgaagaagaagcgTCCATTTATAGCTCACCCGCGACGGAACCTAATATTCCTAGTAATGAAGAAGCAGTTGAAGAGAAGATTCCCATGGGAGataatgattattttaattctcatgaaaataataatacaaccgGTCCCACATTTTCATCTCCTGCTGGCAGAAATTCAAAGAGAAATGTTTCGGACATGTCacatgaagatgatgaag aaaatatttgCAAGGAGTTGATGGAAAGAGAGAAGAGAGTGGTGGAAGCAAATTTGATGCAAGGGGAGGCGgccaagaataataataataataataataatagtaggtTGTTGAAAATACAAGAGGACAGagaagaaaatgatgaaatatttGGGGATTCTTGCACCGTTGGATCAACTTCAAAGAGCTCATCTGAATGGAGAAGCTCCATCAAGGATTCTTGCACTGACGATCCATTCTCTTCATCTTCAAGAAGAAGTTGCCCCAAGTGGGAGTCATACACTGTTTTCCAAAAGTATGATGAAGAAATGCTCTTTTTGGATAGAATTAGCGCCCAAAAACTCCATGAAACAG AATCACTTAGGTCAATAAAATCAAATCCAAGATCAATATCAGACAGGATTGTGTATAAGCTTGCACCAAAGAAACAAAGAACACTGAATTTTCAACACAACCCATACAATGAACTAGAGGGAGCTTATGTGGCACAAATATGCTGGACATGGGAAGCTCTCAACTGGAACTACAAGTATTTCCAGCGCCTTAGGGCTTCCAAATCGGATCATGGTTGCCCTGCCTATATTGCCCAGCAGTTTCAGCAGTTTCAAGTCCATCTCCAAAGGTACATAGAAACCGAGCCATATGAATATGGAAGGAGGCCTGAGGTTTATGCTAGGATGAGACTCCACATTGCTCCAAACTTGCTACAAGTCCCTCAATATAGAG aTTCGGATGAGGAGAAAAGAGAAGAAGGGTTTTGCTCAAGGATTCCATCAGATTCATttcttcaaataatggaggaagCAATCAGAACATTCATGAATTTTCTCAAAGCAGACAAGGAGAGCCATTGCCAAATAATAGCATCTTTTTTCAAGAAAAACACAAGAGGGTCAGCTGATCCAactcttctcctcctcctcaaGAGAGAAAACAAAAGA AAAAAGTCAAAGTTGAAAGATATGAGAAAATCAGGTGGGAAATGCTTGAGGAAAAGGAGGTTAAAAGAGGAGGAAGAATTGGAGATATTGATGGCAGAAATAGACCTGAAAGTGGTGTCTAGGGTTCTGAGAATGAAAGAGCAGAATGGTGAGCAATTGCATTGGTGTGAAGACAAGATGAGCAAAGTGAAGATCAGTGATAATGGGAAGTTACATAGAGATTCTTCACCCCTTTTCTTCCCAGCACACTGA